The following proteins come from a genomic window of Halomarina ordinaria:
- a CDS encoding dihydrofolate reductase — protein MTGDGSVRDVDPRREGGEAPEVALVAAVAANGVIGADGEMPWHYPEDLKHFKRLTTGHPVVMGRRTYESIVADLGGPLPDRTNVVLSTRDLDLPEGAVSADSVEAALATAREAVDGDEDVVFVVGGATVYEQLLPLADRQYLTELPEAYDGDTYYPAWDREAWVEVDREERDGLAFVAYERRERA, from the coding sequence ATGACGGGCGACGGTTCGGTCCGCGACGTCGACCCGCGCAGAGAGGGGGGCGAGGCCCCCGAGGTGGCGCTCGTCGCGGCCGTCGCCGCCAACGGCGTCATCGGCGCGGACGGCGAGATGCCGTGGCACTACCCCGAGGACCTGAAGCACTTCAAGCGGCTCACGACGGGCCACCCCGTCGTGATGGGGCGACGGACCTACGAGAGCATCGTCGCCGACCTCGGCGGCCCGCTGCCCGACCGGACGAACGTCGTGTTGAGCACGCGCGACCTCGACCTGCCGGAAGGGGCAGTCAGTGCGGACTCGGTCGAGGCGGCGCTCGCGACGGCCCGCGAGGCCGTGGACGGGGACGAAGACGTCGTGTTCGTCGTGGGGGGAGCGACCGTCTACGAACAGCTCCTCCCGCTGGCGGACCGACAGTACCTCACCGAACTCCCCGAGGCGTACGACGGCGACACGTACTACCCGGCGTGGGACCGCGAGGCGTGGGTGGAGGTCGACCGCGAGGAGCGCGACGGTCTCGCGTTCGTGGCGTACGAGCGCCGCGAACGCGCGTGA